The following nucleotide sequence is from Herpetosiphonaceae bacterium.
CAGCATTTCAGCTTGACGAAGAGCCCTCCCCTCAACTCCCCGAACTTACCGAATCCTCGATCGACGACCCTGTGCGGATGTATTTGCAAGAGATAGGCCAGGTTTCGCTGCTAACCGCCCAGCAGGAAGTTGAGTTGGCGAAGGCGATGGAGGCTGGAAATCATGCGCGGCACATGCTGCGTAATGAGATGCTGAATTGGGAAGAACGGTGTGTGGCCCAGCGGCTCGTTGAAGCAGGGAACGAAGCCCGTCGCCACCTGATCCAGGCCAACCTGCGGCTCGTCGTCTCGATCGCCAAGAAGTATACCTCGTACGGCTTGACGATGATGGATCTGATTCAAGAGGGCAATATCGGCCTGATGCGCGCGGTTGAGAAGTTCGACTACACCAAGGGTCATAAGTTCTCGACCTATGCAACATGGTGGATTCGCCAGGCGATCACCCGCGCGATTGCCGATCAAAGCCGCACGATTCGCCTGCCCGTGCATATGGGCGAGGCGATCTCCCAGGTGAAGCGGACATCGCACAAGCTGCAACAGTCGATGCAGCGCGAGCCGACGCCCGAAGAGATCGCCGATGCGATGGGCATTACCGCCGGCAAGGTGCGGCGGACGCTCGAAGCCTCGATGCACCCCCTCTCGCTCGAAATGCCCGTCGGCCAGGATGGCGAAGGCCGCATGGGTGACTTCATCGAAGACGAGCGGCTGGCAACACCAGCCGAGGCCGCCGCGCAGACGATGCTGCGCGAGCAGATCGATGAGGTTCTCGACAAATTACCTGAGCGCGAGCGCAAAATCATTCAACTGCGGTACGGCCTCAAAGATGGCAAATACCGAACGCTGGAAGAAGTTGGCGTGGAGTTCGGTATTACTCGTGAGCGTATCCGGCAGATCGAAGCGGTAGCGCTCCGCAAACTGCGCCACCCGCACCTGGGTAAAAAGCTGCGCGGCTACCTTGACTAGCCCCTGAGACATATGCTGCTGTGGCCCTCCTCGATCAGCGCGAGGAGGGCTTTGTTATTGGCGGTCAATCTCAGGCCGCAATTTTAAACCGGGCGGGTTTTTAGGTGGTGTTAAAGATCGTGGTAGCTTAATGATCCGATGTCGAGACGAGCGGGCGTAGCTCATGCGGATTCATATGGCAGGCGGGCCGTAGCAGATTGACAATAGTAAACCTTACCGTATAATGCGCAGGCACTACAGCCATTCGTTAGCGCCATAGACTAGAGCTGATGGAAAGGAGGTAGTGGGTTCGTTTACTACAGTCACCCGGCTGGCGCCGGATCGCCCGTTTTTCCTCCACCCGTACATTCATAAAGGAGCAACAGGATGTCCCGTTATTCGCAACGTGCAAGGATGTTTACCTGGACGTTGATCATTGCCCTCATCGTCCCGATCCTGGCGGCGTGTGGCGGCACGACCGCTCCGCCTGCGGCATCACCATCGCCCGCAGCGTCGGCATCGCCCGCAGCGTCGGCATCGCCTGCAGCGTCGCCATCGCCCGCAGCGTCGCCATCACCCGCTGAAACCGCCACTACTGGAGCAGAAGCATCGGCAGCCCCCTCTCCGATCAACGACAAGGTCTTCGTTGCTGCCTACAACCAGTCGCCTGATACGCTGTTCAGCCTCGAAACCACCAGCGGCATGCTCAACGAGGTGGGTATCGGCCTGGGCCGTGAGATCGGCGGCTTCTACTGCTACGACAACCTGAGCTACGATTACCAGGTGCGCTACTGCTACGATGAGTTCCCGACCTTCGAGAACGGCGGCGCAGTGACGGAGACCGTCACGGTCGATCCCAGCAAGATCAGCGCGGAGAGCCCGATCGTGATCGACGGCACGCTCGTCACCGATACGGCGGTTGCCCAGGAGGCCGGCATTGAGATCCCGTCCGAGCTGCCGCAGTTGACGCTGACCTTCAAGCTCAACGAGCAGCTCCGCTGGGAAGACGGCACGCCGGTGACGTCGG
It contains:
- the rpoD gene encoding RNA polymerase sigma factor RpoD; amino-acid sequence: AFQLDEEPSPQLPELTESSIDDPVRMYLQEIGQVSLLTAQQEVELAKAMEAGNHARHMLRNEMLNWEERCVAQRLVEAGNEARRHLIQANLRLVVSIAKKYTSYGLTMMDLIQEGNIGLMRAVEKFDYTKGHKFSTYATWWIRQAITRAIADQSRTIRLPVHMGEAISQVKRTSHKLQQSMQREPTPEEIADAMGITAGKVRRTLEASMHPLSLEMPVGQDGEGRMGDFIEDERLATPAEAAAQTMLREQIDEVLDKLPERERKIIQLRYGLKDGKYRTLEEVGVEFGITRERIRQIEAVALRKLRHPHLGKKLRGYLD